In Anaerolineales bacterium, the following are encoded in one genomic region:
- a CDS encoding inositol monophosphatase: MTKHEIPADLEHYLTLAVDCARQAGALLEQGYEKEKRVEHKSSAVDWVTEYDRASEELIVGRLTAAYPGHGIVGEEGSRRESQDGHAWYIDPLDGTSNYAHNFPVFSVSIALYKDDVPLVGVVFDPLRDELFTAVQGWGAFLTRAGTKQRLQVSHVASLTAGLIATGFPYDSHTSQHNNITELGAFLRRAQGIRRAGSAALDMAYVAAGRLDGYWEFKLRAWDMAAARLIVEEAGGVLTQPDGQPIQMQEILAVVANNGRIHGEMLEVLAQAAAQRGAQD; this comes from the coding sequence TTGACCAAGCATGAAATTCCAGCAGACCTGGAGCACTATTTGACCCTGGCGGTGGACTGCGCTCGCCAGGCCGGGGCTTTGCTGGAGCAAGGCTATGAAAAAGAAAAGCGGGTGGAGCACAAAAGCTCTGCTGTGGATTGGGTCACCGAGTATGACCGCGCCTCAGAGGAGTTGATCGTCGGGCGACTGACAGCAGCCTACCCCGGCCACGGCATCGTCGGCGAAGAAGGCAGCCGTCGAGAAAGCCAGGATGGCCATGCCTGGTATATCGATCCCCTGGATGGCACCAGCAACTATGCGCACAATTTCCCCGTGTTTTCGGTCTCGATCGCGCTATACAAAGACGACGTCCCTCTGGTGGGGGTGGTCTTTGACCCTTTGCGTGATGAGCTTTTCACGGCGGTACAGGGATGGGGAGCTTTCCTGACCCGCGCCGGGACAAAGCAGCGCCTGCAGGTCAGCCATGTGGCTTCGCTGACCGCAGGGCTGATCGCCACCGGTTTCCCGTACGACAGCCATACCAGCCAGCACAACAACATCACCGAATTGGGCGCATTTCTGCGCCGGGCGCAGGGCATTCGCCGGGCGGGCTCGGCGGCGTTGGACATGGCCTACGTGGCGGCTGGGCGCTTGGATGGCTACTGGGAGTTCAAGTTGCGCGCCTGGGATATGGCGGCCGCCCGGCTGATCGTGGAGGAAGCCGGCGGTGTGCTTACCCAGCCAGATGGCCAGCCCATCCAGATGCAGGAAATACTGGCCGTAGTGGCCAATAACGGCCGCATTCATGGGGAAATGCTCGAAGTGCTGGCGCAAGCTGCGGC
- the ptsP gene encoding phosphoenolpyruvate--protein phosphotransferase yields MDTAVANLTIKGVPASAGIAIGKPWIYRPAQAAVKRRSIADVDQELERFEAARQEALQQLGDLATKTRAEIGQAEAEIFEAHQLFLEDDELIKVITHTVQSEKICAEAAVDAAIAAAAAQLSALEDDYFQARAIDLRDVGRRLVNLLLGVDTGLRDFPAYPVVVLAEDLTPSDTMQFEKSKLLALVTVQGGPTSHTAILAGSMGIPALVSVPVDLAAAERSPQVIVDGSTGQLILDPHPDLLAAKQAEQAQLHAKHSAAEARSHEAAITLDGHVVEIVANIGNLEGAQKALQHGAEGVGLFRTEFLFLDREQMPTEEEQTQAYRQIFEVLRGKPVVVRTLDIGGDKAVPYLGFKDEANPFLGWRAIRMMDGRSDVLLSQLRALLRAGVDADLRIMVPMVSRLTEVEQARSLLQLAQEQLQNEGLPACQTPQFGIMVEVPSAALVAEHIAPVVDFFSIGTNDLTQYTMAVDRTNERVVHIASTFHPGVLRLIQITIEAAHHHGKWVGLCGEFASNPAAVPLLLGLGLDEFSMSPVHIPNIKDLVRGWSMDECREIARHALSLPKAAAVEAYLKSVYEHKL; encoded by the coding sequence ATGGATACTGCTGTAGCCAATCTCACCATCAAAGGGGTCCCAGCCTCGGCTGGGATCGCCATCGGCAAACCCTGGATCTACCGGCCAGCGCAAGCGGCCGTGAAACGACGCAGCATTGCGGATGTGGACCAGGAACTGGAACGCTTCGAAGCCGCCCGGCAGGAAGCGCTGCAGCAGCTAGGCGATCTGGCCACTAAAACCCGCGCCGAGATCGGCCAGGCTGAGGCCGAGATTTTCGAGGCACACCAGCTTTTTCTGGAAGACGATGAACTGATCAAGGTCATTACCCACACCGTACAGAGCGAGAAGATCTGTGCCGAGGCGGCTGTGGACGCGGCGATCGCTGCTGCTGCGGCCCAGCTCAGCGCTTTGGAGGACGACTATTTTCAGGCGCGGGCGATTGATTTGCGGGATGTGGGCCGCCGGCTGGTGAACCTGCTGCTGGGCGTGGACACGGGCTTGCGAGATTTTCCGGCCTACCCGGTGGTTGTGCTGGCCGAGGATCTAACGCCCTCCGACACCATGCAGTTTGAGAAGTCCAAGCTGTTGGCTTTGGTGACCGTGCAGGGCGGCCCCACATCGCACACCGCCATCCTGGCGGGCAGCATGGGCATCCCCGCCCTGGTGAGCGTGCCGGTGGACTTGGCCGCTGCGGAGCGCAGCCCTCAGGTGATCGTGGATGGCAGCACCGGCCAACTGATCCTTGACCCGCATCCGGATCTGTTGGCTGCCAAACAAGCTGAGCAGGCCCAACTGCATGCCAAACACAGCGCGGCCGAAGCGCGCAGCCACGAAGCCGCCATCACGCTGGACGGCCACGTCGTAGAAATTGTGGCCAATATTGGCAATCTGGAGGGCGCCCAGAAGGCTCTGCAGCATGGCGCCGAAGGGGTGGGGCTGTTCCGTACGGAGTTTCTTTTCCTCGACCGTGAGCAGATGCCCACCGAGGAGGAACAAACCCAGGCCTACCGGCAGATTTTTGAGGTGCTGCGCGGCAAGCCGGTCGTCGTGCGGACTCTGGACATTGGCGGCGACAAAGCTGTGCCTTACCTGGGGTTCAAGGACGAGGCCAACCCCTTCCTCGGCTGGCGCGCCATCCGCATGATGGATGGCCGCTCAGACGTGCTGCTTTCCCAGTTGCGCGCTCTGCTGCGCGCCGGGGTGGATGCAGACCTGCGCATTATGGTGCCGATGGTCTCGCGCCTGACAGAGGTGGAGCAGGCCCGCAGCCTGCTGCAGCTGGCACAGGAGCAGCTGCAAAATGAAGGCCTGCCCGCTTGCCAAACCCCCCAGTTCGGCATCATGGTTGAGGTGCCCTCGGCTGCTTTGGTGGCAGAGCACATCGCCCCCGTGGTGGACTTTTTTAGCATCGGCACCAATGACCTTACTCAGTACACCATGGCCGTCGACCGCACCAATGAACGTGTGGTCCACATTGCCAGCACTTTCCATCCCGGCGTATTGCGGCTGATCCAAATCACGATTGAAGCCGCTCATCACCACGGAAAATGGGTGGGCCTGTGCGGCGAATTCGCCTCCAACCCGGCGGCAGTCCCTTTGTTGCTGGGCCTGGGTTTGGATGAGTTCAGCATGTCTCCGGTCCACATCCCCAATATCAAGGATCTGGTCCGTGGCTGGTCGATGGACGAGTGCCGCGAGATCGCCCGCCATGCGCTGAGCCTGCCTAAGGCTGCTGCGGTGGAAGCCTACCTCAAGTCGGTCTATGAGCATAAACTCTAA
- a CDS encoding DUF4388 domain-containing protein: MALQGNLQDFSTTQLLNLVNLASKSGALLVDVPSEGARLIFRQGKLAYAQLASDADGAQSSLPEVLHRSEKINDAQLATLRTRAGSMSDKELGLLLINSGYVTRSDILESLQDYYVGIIQQLFTWVEGHFKFETSQDVPEGKIPLRIPLENLIIEGARQVSEWEQLNLEVPTLDMALAFTDRPGVNLKKVNLNVEEWRVVSYINPKNSIRQIAKASKMNDLEIRRIVYGLLQAGLVKLVRAEGASTQLDGLKAAFPGMEAQEQKNLITRLMDRIRSI, translated from the coding sequence ATGGCTCTCCAAGGCAATTTGCAAGACTTCAGTACTACCCAGCTGCTCAACCTGGTCAACCTGGCCAGCAAAAGCGGCGCGCTGCTGGTGGACGTGCCCAGCGAAGGCGCCCGGCTAATCTTCCGCCAGGGCAAGCTGGCTTACGCGCAGCTGGCCAGCGATGCGGACGGCGCCCAAAGCAGCCTGCCTGAAGTATTGCACCGCTCTGAAAAGATCAACGACGCCCAATTGGCCACGCTGCGCACACGCGCCGGCAGCATGAGCGACAAAGAGTTGGGCCTGCTGCTGATCAACTCCGGGTATGTCACCCGCAGCGATATTCTGGAAAGTCTGCAGGACTATTATGTAGGCATCATTCAACAGCTCTTCACTTGGGTCGAAGGCCACTTCAAGTTCGAGACCAGCCAGGACGTGCCTGAGGGCAAGATCCCCTTGCGCATCCCATTGGAGAATTTGATCATTGAGGGCGCCCGCCAGGTATCCGAGTGGGAGCAACTCAACTTGGAAGTGCCCACGCTGGATATGGCGCTGGCCTTCACTGACCGCCCTGGGGTCAATCTCAAGAAGGTCAACCTCAATGTTGAAGAATGGCGGGTCGTCTCTTATATCAATCCCAAGAACAGCATCCGCCAGATCGCCAAAGCCAGCAAAATGAATGATCTGGAGATCCGCCGCATCGTGTACGGCTTGCTGCAGGCCGGGCTGGTGAAGCTGGTGCGCGCCGAAGGGGCGTCCACCCAGTTGGACGGTCTGAAAGCCGCCTTCCCCGGCATGGAAGCCCAGGAGCAAAAGAACCTGATCACCCGACTGATGGATCGCATTCGCTCAATTTAG
- a CDS encoding ATP/GTP-binding protein, which yields MLTVKMVVTGPFSAGKTEFIQTVSEIDVVSTERKISSAEERIKETTTVAMDFGRITVDDNLVLYLFGTPGQKRFDFMWEILSEGMLGFIVMVDSTRPETFREARGILEAFRAFSPTPYVVAASKQDLPDAWDLDDMRVALRLEEGVKMLPCVSMNKDNVKTVLLELLENILNELDA from the coding sequence ATGCTTACCGTAAAAATGGTCGTCACCGGCCCCTTCAGTGCAGGCAAAACAGAATTCATCCAAACCGTCAGTGAAATCGATGTAGTTTCCACCGAACGCAAGATCAGCAGCGCCGAAGAGCGCATTAAAGAGACCACCACGGTGGCCATGGACTTCGGCCGCATCACCGTGGATGACAACCTGGTGCTGTATCTGTTTGGCACGCCAGGGCAAAAACGCTTCGACTTTATGTGGGAGATCTTGTCTGAGGGCATGCTGGGTTTCATTGTCATGGTGGACAGCACCCGGCCCGAAACCTTCCGTGAAGCGCGCGGCATCCTCGAAGCGTTCCGGGCCTTCTCCCCCACTCCTTATGTAGTGGCCGCCAGCAAGCAAGACCTGCCAGACGCCTGGGATCTGGACGACATGCGCGTGGCCTTGCGTCTGGAAGAAGGCGTCAAAATGCTGCCCTGCGTCTCCATGAACAAAGACAACGTCAAAACCGTGCTGCTGGAACTCCTCGAGAACATCCTCAACGAGCTGGACGCTTAG
- a CDS encoding response regulator transcription factor yields the protein MDASTLRAYPRIPILLLIEQADLRQMLVAGLSLQGYLPGTKPTTETQLVILHSGPDDPPGALASQLAAWQAKGVPVMVISSEREAGYGEACLEMGASEYLSMPFELEDLLERIRLCLSLPAQTQTF from the coding sequence ATGGACGCCAGTACGTTGCGTGCCTATCCACGCATTCCAATTCTTTTGCTGATCGAACAGGCAGACCTGCGCCAGATGCTGGTGGCTGGCCTGAGCCTGCAAGGTTACCTGCCTGGCACCAAGCCCACCACAGAAACGCAACTGGTCATCCTGCACAGCGGGCCAGACGACCCACCCGGCGCCCTGGCCAGCCAGTTGGCCGCATGGCAGGCTAAGGGAGTGCCGGTAATGGTGATATCCAGCGAAAGGGAAGCTGGATATGGAGAAGCCTGCTTGGAAATGGGCGCCAGCGAATACCTAAGCATGCCGTTTGAGCTGGAAGACCTGCTGGAGCGCATCCGGCTGTGCCTCTCCCTGCCCGCACAAACGCAAACGTTTTAG
- the queG gene encoding tRNA epoxyqueuosine(34) reductase QueG, which produces MDTSTLTARIKAKARQMGFGLVGVTEAQPSAQMEGYLAWLAAGRHGSMAYLAEPRAVERRRDPRSILPECKSILVLGLPYDNPGPPQPQENAGRVAAYAWGQDYHEVLKPQLQALVAFIEEQAGQAVPNRWHTDSGPLLERELAQRAGLGWIGKNSLLINPQAGSYFLLAEILLGIELLADAPLETDHCGSCTRCLDACPTDCILPDRTLDATRCISYLTIELKGPIPPELRPALGNLVFGCDICQQVCPWNQRFAPREGASLLGSDPQQAWVDFDAGLSLDRRGFNQTYKGRPIKRSKRRGYLRNLAVAAGNSRDRQRVPALASLLQQDEEPLARGHAAWALGCIGGQQAQAALQAAQQSETDEYVRQEIAAARAAGES; this is translated from the coding sequence ATGGACACAAGCACGCTGACCGCCCGCATCAAAGCCAAAGCCCGCCAGATGGGTTTTGGCCTGGTGGGCGTGACTGAAGCGCAGCCGTCGGCGCAAATGGAAGGCTACCTGGCCTGGTTGGCCGCCGGGCGCCACGGCAGCATGGCCTACCTGGCCGAGCCGCGCGCTGTTGAGCGCCGCCGTGATCCGCGCTCCATCTTGCCGGAATGCAAATCCATCCTGGTCTTGGGTCTGCCATACGATAACCCCGGCCCGCCGCAGCCCCAGGAAAACGCCGGCCGTGTGGCCGCCTATGCCTGGGGGCAGGACTATCACGAAGTGCTCAAGCCCCAGTTGCAAGCCCTGGTGGCTTTTATTGAAGAGCAGGCCGGCCAGGCGGTGCCCAACCGTTGGCATACCGACAGCGGACCCTTGCTGGAACGCGAACTGGCCCAGCGCGCCGGGCTGGGCTGGATCGGCAAGAACAGCCTCTTGATCAACCCCCAAGCCGGTTCTTATTTTCTTTTGGCCGAGATCCTGCTGGGCATTGAACTGCTAGCCGATGCACCTTTGGAAACCGACCATTGTGGCAGCTGCACGCGCTGTCTTGACGCCTGCCCGACCGACTGCATTCTGCCGGATCGCACCCTGGACGCCACACGTTGCATCTCCTACCTGACCATTGAGCTCAAAGGGCCGATCCCCCCGGAACTGCGCCCAGCCCTGGGCAACCTGGTGTTCGGCTGCGATATTTGCCAGCAGGTCTGTCCCTGGAACCAGCGCTTTGCGCCACGAGAAGGCGCCAGCCTGCTGGGCAGCGACCCCCAGCAGGCCTGGGTGGATTTTGACGCCGGTCTTTCCCTGGACCGCAGGGGCTTCAATCAGACATACAAAGGCAGGCCCATCAAGCGCAGCAAGCGCCGCGGCTACCTGCGCAACCTGGCCGTAGCGGCGGGCAACAGCCGCGACCGGCAGCGGGTGCCAGCCCTCGCCAGCCTGCTGCAACAAGATGAGGAGCCGCTGGCGCGCGGCCATGCCGCCTGGGCGCTGGGCTGCATTGGCGGCCAGCAAGCCCAGGCGGCCCTGCAGGCCGCTCAGCAATCAGAAACCGACGAGTACGTTCGCCAGGAAATTGCGGCCGCGCGGGCCGCAGGGGAGTCATAA
- a CDS encoding metal ABC transporter permease, whose amino-acid sequence MFDWLLEPLAFDFMQRGLLAASLVGVICAVVGCYIVLRGMAFLGDALAHTILPGMALGYLVSGGQRGALFWWALAAAVVSSLGIGALSRDGRLKQDTAIGIVFAGMFALGVALISTARSYAVDLSHFLFGNILGITNQDIGLTFTVGAVVLLLVWAFYKEFLVLAFDAQLATTLRLPARFLEILLSLLTAVAIVASLQTVGVALVAAMLVTPAATAMLLTKSLPRMMLLAALIAAGSGFLGLYISFYFNVASGAAIVLTCTLIFVLVWLLRRPGAHNAAA is encoded by the coding sequence ATGTTTGATTGGCTGCTGGAACCGCTGGCCTTTGACTTCATGCAGCGCGGGCTGCTGGCCGCCAGCCTGGTCGGCGTGATCTGCGCCGTGGTGGGCTGCTACATCGTATTGCGCGGCATGGCCTTTCTGGGCGATGCGCTGGCCCACACCATTCTGCCTGGCATGGCCCTGGGTTACCTGGTCAGCGGCGGGCAGCGCGGCGCCCTGTTCTGGTGGGCACTGGCCGCCGCAGTGGTGAGCTCCCTGGGCATTGGCGCCCTCAGCCGGGACGGCCGTTTGAAGCAGGACACCGCCATCGGCATTGTTTTTGCCGGCATGTTTGCGCTGGGTGTGGCGCTGATCTCCACGGCGCGCAGTTATGCGGTGGATCTTTCACATTTCCTTTTCGGCAATATTCTGGGGATCACCAATCAGGATATTGGGCTGACCTTTACTGTAGGGGCGGTTGTGCTCTTGCTGGTGTGGGCCTTTTATAAAGAATTCCTGGTGCTGGCGTTTGACGCCCAGCTGGCCACCACCCTGCGGCTGCCCGCTCGCTTTCTCGAAATCCTGCTCTCCCTGCTGACGGCGGTGGCGATTGTGGCTTCGCTGCAAACTGTGGGCGTGGCCTTGGTGGCTGCCATGCTGGTTACCCCGGCGGCCACTGCTATGCTGCTGACCAAAAGCCTGCCGCGGATGATGCTGCTGGCCGCCCTGATCGCGGCGGGCAGCGGCTTCCTGGGTTTATACATCTCCTTTTACTTCAATGTGGCTTCCGGGGCCGCCATTGTGCTGACCTGCACCCTGATCTTTGTCCTGGTCTGGTTGCTGAGACGACCCGGCGCGCACAACGCGGCCGCCTAG
- a CDS encoding metal ABC transporter ATP-binding protein, with product MLKSIFNPSPAHTHGQRSVAVDLRKLSVRFDGHLALEDVSLQVEPGLRVAVVGPNGAGKSTLFNVLAGLLLPSAGQVRIYGHAPAQHHCLAYVPQSSQVDWTFPVSVRDVVMMGRSGHLGLLRWPGAEDRRLVDESLARVGLTGLAQRQIGQLSGGQRQRMFIARALAQGADLLLLDEPLAGLDIPSQEQIVNILDELRALSISVLFATHDLGLAAEHFDRILLLNRRLVAYGPPEQVLSGEHLTAAYGGHMQAIETKDGRLLLGDSGGHTHV from the coding sequence ATGTTGAAAAGTATTTTCAATCCAAGCCCTGCCCATACACATGGCCAGCGCTCGGTGGCCGTCGATCTGCGCAAGCTGAGCGTGCGTTTTGACGGGCACTTGGCGCTGGAGGACGTTTCGCTGCAGGTGGAGCCTGGGTTGCGCGTGGCCGTGGTTGGCCCCAATGGGGCGGGCAAATCGACTTTGTTCAATGTCCTGGCGGGCCTGCTGCTGCCCAGCGCCGGCCAGGTGCGCATTTATGGGCACGCCCCGGCCCAGCACCACTGCCTGGCTTATGTGCCGCAAAGCAGCCAGGTGGACTGGACCTTCCCGGTCAGCGTGCGAGATGTGGTCATGATGGGTCGCAGCGGGCACCTGGGCCTGCTGCGCTGGCCGGGCGCGGAGGACCGGCGACTGGTGGATGAGAGCCTGGCCCGCGTGGGGCTGACTGGTTTGGCCCAGCGCCAGATCGGCCAGCTGTCCGGCGGCCAGCGCCAGCGCATGTTCATCGCCCGCGCCCTGGCCCAGGGCGCCGATCTGCTGCTGCTGGACGAACCACTGGCCGGGTTGGATATCCCCTCGCAGGAACAAATTGTGAATATTTTGGACGAACTGCGCGCTCTGAGCATCAGCGTGCTTTTTGCCACGCATGACCTGGGGCTGGCCGCAGAACACTTTGACCGCATTCTGTTGCTCAACCGCCGGCTGGTGGCTTACGGGCCGCCGGAGCAAGTCCTCAGCGGCGAGCATTTGACCGCGGCCTATGGCGGCCATATGCAGGCGATCGAGACCAAAGACGGACGCCTGTTGCTGGGCGACAGCGGGGGTCACACCCATGTTTGA
- a CDS encoding zinc ABC transporter substrate-binding protein has translation MKFHKQAGFVLFVAGALLLSACAGTPAAETGKLQVVATTGIVGDVVAQVGGEHIAVNVLIPAGADPHSFEPTPQDAAALASADVVVANGFGLEESLQALLDAQGDKVVYASEGIHALEFDEHDHHDEDHDHEHEGEEHGHDHDHGDVSDLSLWGGDWISTSAYDPDAFQPAYDAIIASTPELSNEDVVRAFLDEGYTTSFDTFLVEAETVTFTSETGSIACDYAYTGTTPVLQVEGEVWSVFETGDHDCDEYRYLLLSPPHAVEAEASLHFHMIYGSTSPEEIAESSGVWVPALYPAGTDVQALVNMWVASARLIGVYIAGVNGIEAAMTEEEQAALAGATGGHDHEHEDEEGHEHEHEEEAGHDHEHEGPDPHAWMNPQNVKVWADNVAAALSAADPAHAASYQANAEAYKAELDALDSWAAEQLAGIDHERRVLVTDHETLGYFAARYDFEVIGALIPSLSTLSEPSAGELAALQTAIADHEVDVIFIGFSITPGLAQSVAADTGVQLVTLYTEALSAADGPAASYLDMMRYNVSAIAQALK, from the coding sequence GTGAAGTTTCATAAGCAAGCAGGATTTGTTCTTTTTGTGGCCGGTGCTTTGTTGTTGTCCGCCTGTGCGGGAACCCCAGCCGCAGAGACCGGCAAATTGCAGGTGGTGGCAACCACCGGTATTGTCGGTGACGTAGTCGCCCAGGTGGGTGGCGAGCACATCGCCGTCAACGTCTTGATCCCGGCGGGGGCGGACCCGCACTCTTTTGAACCGACCCCACAGGATGCGGCCGCTTTGGCCTCTGCTGACGTGGTGGTGGCCAATGGTTTTGGTTTGGAAGAATCGCTGCAAGCGCTGTTGGATGCGCAGGGCGATAAGGTAGTGTATGCCTCAGAAGGCATTCACGCCCTGGAATTTGATGAGCATGACCATCATGACGAAGATCATGACCATGAGCATGAAGGCGAAGAGCACGGTCACGACCACGATCATGGCGATGTCAGCGACTTAAGTTTATGGGGAGGTGATTGGATCAGTACTTCGGCTTACGACCCGGATGCTTTCCAGCCTGCCTATGACGCGATCATCGCTTCCACACCGGAATTGAGTAACGAAGATGTGGTGCGCGCTTTTCTTGACGAAGGCTACACAACCAGTTTCGATACTTTTTTGGTTGAGGCCGAGACTGTGACCTTCACCTCAGAAACAGGAAGCATCGCTTGCGACTATGCCTACACCGGCACGACGCCTGTACTTCAAGTAGAGGGTGAAGTTTGGTCAGTCTTCGAAACTGGCGATCACGACTGTGATGAATACCGTTACTTGCTCCTGAGTCCGCCGCATGCAGTCGAAGCAGAGGCAAGTTTGCATTTCCATATGATTTATGGCAGTACCAGCCCTGAAGAGATTGCCGAATCAAGCGGCGTCTGGGTGCCTGCTTTGTACCCCGCAGGAACCGATGTCCAGGCACTGGTGAATATGTGGGTTGCCAGCGCCAGATTGATTGGTGTCTACATTGCTGGTGTCAATGGCATTGAAGCCGCAATGACTGAAGAAGAACAAGCCGCACTGGCTGGGGCCACAGGCGGTCATGACCATGAGCACGAAGACGAAGAAGGCCATGAGCATGAGCACGAAGAGGAAGCCGGCCATGACCATGAGCACGAAGGCCCCGACCCGCACGCCTGGATGAATCCCCAAAATGTGAAGGTCTGGGCGGACAATGTGGCCGCAGCGCTCAGCGCGGCTGATCCGGCCCACGCGGCCAGCTACCAAGCCAATGCCGAGGCCTACAAGGCCGAGCTGGATGCGCTGGACAGCTGGGCCGCCGAACAGCTGGCGGGCATCGATCATGAGCGGCGCGTGCTGGTGACCGATCACGAGACCCTGGGCTACTTTGCCGCTCGCTACGACTTTGAAGTCATCGGTGCACTGATTCCCAGCCTCAGCACGCTCAGCGAGCCTTCCGCCGGTGAGCTGGCTGCGCTGCAAACCGCCATCGCAGACCACGAGGTCGATGTGATCTTCATCGGCTTCAGCATCACGCCGGGCTTGGCCCAGAGCGTGGCGGCAGACACCGGCGTGCAACTGGTGACCTTGTACACCGAAGCGCTTAGCGCGGCGGATGGCCCCGCCGCCAGCTATCTGGATATGATGCGCTACAACGTTAGTGCCATCGCCCAAGCGCTCAAGTAG
- a CDS encoding transcriptional repressor: MTHPQIVTEQSPAEKSRLWLRYLQQQGYRITGSRRAVVDALAQAERSLTAADLYEIGRAKHKGLGLVSVYRTLEKLEELGLVQRVHGPGGCHAYISAQDGHNHMLVCENCGRVEMFEGDDLKDFTRNLEKQSGFRIHEHWLQFFGVCTQCQV, encoded by the coding sequence ATGACCCATCCGCAGATTGTCACCGAACAAAGCCCGGCTGAAAAAAGCCGTTTGTGGCTGCGCTATTTGCAGCAGCAGGGCTACCGGATCACCGGCTCGCGCCGCGCAGTGGTGGATGCTTTGGCGCAGGCTGAACGTTCATTGACCGCCGCGGACCTCTACGAGATCGGGCGCGCCAAGCACAAAGGGCTGGGCCTGGTTTCGGTGTATCGCACGCTGGAGAAGCTGGAGGAGTTGGGCCTGGTGCAGCGCGTGCACGGGCCGGGCGGGTGCCATGCCTACATCTCCGCCCAGGATGGGCACAACCACATGCTGGTGTGCGAGAACTGCGGCCGGGTGGAGATGTTCGAGGGGGATGACTTGAAGGACTTCACCCGCAACCTGGAGAAGCAGAGTGGTTTCCGCATCCACGAGCACTGGCTGCAGTTCTTTGGAGTGTGTACTCAATGTCAAGTCTAG
- a CDS encoding Ig-like domain-containing protein: MNRFSRLDIAVGALSLFLLAALGLVLWRGDQVGVSVLAVSPLDGAAAAASAPVAITFGEAMDAASVESRFSLQPQTAGRFIWRDNTLYFLPEQAFAEGQTYTVRLASGASTYLGHVLAEELSWSFTTRSPGMAFMRSSDQGAELWTLTDLEGSPRQVTDMAGDVFDFAVSVDGQQILYSAFNEQAGIDLWLVGRQGEDNRMVLNCGLDRCYAPDWSADGRVAYSRAPGPLNPGEGYGAPRIWLLEPATGQSVRLHADTQKIGYGPSWSPEAGRLAYYDGVQNRIVVVDMLSGQEIYLPSRVGVVGSWMPDGDQMLYYDTKLADGLALYTIFRADFSTEDILPFFEPQPADGDYSMPTLSPSGEWVALRVRPADGGPADQVWVTPADGRFALTAAETEASLFSDLSWDPQSRYLLYHRMQLGVGNPVPEVWVWDRSSGTTRLLVRDASAPAWLP; this comes from the coding sequence ATGAACCGTTTTAGTCGCCTGGATATAGCGGTTGGCGCGCTGTCTCTGTTTCTGCTGGCCGCCCTGGGCCTGGTGCTGTGGCGTGGTGACCAGGTGGGTGTCAGCGTGCTGGCCGTCTCACCGCTGGATGGGGCCGCGGCGGCCGCCTCCGCGCCGGTCGCCATCACCTTCGGTGAGGCGATGGATGCCGCCAGCGTGGAAAGCCGTTTCAGCCTGCAGCCGCAGACAGCCGGCCGCTTCATCTGGCGCGACAACACGCTGTACTTCCTGCCTGAGCAGGCATTCGCAGAAGGCCAAACCTATACAGTGCGCCTCGCATCCGGGGCCAGCACCTATTTGGGGCACGTCCTGGCCGAAGAGCTGAGTTGGTCCTTCACCACGCGTTCGCCCGGCATGGCCTTTATGCGCAGCTCAGACCAGGGGGCGGAGCTGTGGACCTTGACGGATCTGGAAGGCTCCCCGCGCCAAGTCACTGATATGGCAGGGGATGTCTTCGATTTCGCCGTTTCTGTGGACGGGCAGCAGATCCTTTACTCGGCCTTTAACGAGCAGGCCGGGATCGACCTGTGGCTGGTGGGCCGCCAAGGCGAAGACAACCGCATGGTGCTCAATTGCGGCCTGGACCGCTGCTATGCACCCGATTGGTCTGCGGACGGGCGCGTGGCCTACAGCCGGGCGCCCGGCCCGCTGAATCCCGGCGAGGGCTACGGCGCCCCGCGCATCTGGTTGCTGGAACCGGCCACGGGCCAAAGCGTGCGCCTGCATGCCGACACGCAGAAGATCGGCTATGGCCCCAGCTGGTCGCCGGAAGCGGGCCGTTTGGCTTATTACGATGGCGTGCAGAACCGCATTGTGGTGGTGGACATGCTCAGCGGGCAGGAGATCTATCTGCCGTCGCGCGTCGGGGTGGTGGGCAGCTGGATGCCGGACGGCGACCAGATGCTGTATTACGACACCAAGCTGGCGGATGGTCTGGCGCTCTACACCATCTTCCGGGCGGATTTTTCCACCGAGGATATCCTGCCGTTCTTTGAGCCCCAGCCCGCTGATGGGGATTACAGCATGCCAACCCTCTCGCCTTCGGGCGAGTGGGTGGCGCTGCGCGTGCGCCCGGCGGATGGAGGCCCGGCTGACCAGGTCTGGGTCACCCCCGCAGATGGGCGCTTTGCCCTGACAGCTGCCGAGACAGAGGCCTCGCTCTTCTCTGACCTGAGTTGGGATCCACAATCGCGGTATCTGCTGTATCACCGCATGCAACTGGGCGTGGGCAACCCCGTGCCCGAAGTGTGGGTCTGGGATCGCTCAAGCGGGACAACGCGTTTGCTGGTGCGCGACGCCAGTGCCCCGGCCTGGTTGCCCTAA